AGAAGCTCGACGATTGGATCACTGATCGACTCGAACAACTGCAAGTCACACCCGCGCCTAACGCCACTCAAAATACGGAAACGGCGGGCAGTTCAATCGACCGGCTCGCGATTCTGGCGCTGCGGATTTATCACTTGCAGGAACAGGCCGAGCGTACCGATGCCACTCCCGAGCATCGAGCCAGCGTGGCCGGCAAACTGGGGATTGCTGTCATGCAGCAGCAGGACCTGTCGCGATCTGCGCAGGAATTGATCGACGATATCTTCGCCGGGCGCAAAAAGCACAAGACTTATCGCCAGATGAAGATGTACAACGACCCGACGCTCAATCCGTACTTGTACAAAGCGGCCGGTTAAGACCTGCTCTTGCCAAACAGTGCTTGCAGGCAGATCTGCGACCAGGTTTCAAACCGCGAGGTATCGGCCAGAATCTCGCTCACGGGGACGAAGCCCGTTTCGCAAATATCATCTTCGCGCGGACTAACGCGCGGCTCAGCTACATCGAAGATGTGGACGAGCCCTAAGTGGACCTTTCCCACTTCGGTCAGGTCGTCGTTAATCAAACCAACGAGTTTGGCCTCGTATTGCGTATCGATCTGCACTTCCTCGAGCAGTTCGCGGCGCATGCCCTCTTCGTAGGGGTTCTGGCAGGCGGCGTCGTCCGACGAAATATGCCCGCCGATACCAACGCTGCGCTTGGCATGCAGCCGGCTTTCGCCTTGGCCCTTGCCGCGGGTGTAGCAAAAGAGCGAGACGCTGCCGTCCGTCGCGCGATGGCGGAAGATGACGTACGGAATCAACTGCTTGAAGCTGGGATCCTTCTCCATCTCGGGTCGAGGGCGGTAACTAACGTGCTCTGGCTGAAGAAGCTGCGGCAGATAACGGCTGATGTCGCTCGAAAACCCCTGAAAGTATCCCAACTCATGAAAGACAGCGGTCGGGACAACCAGAATGTGTTCGACAGCAACCAGCGACATCGCAGACTCCTCGCGCGAGCAGAAAACGTTCCTAAAATCTCAGCTAGCAATCATCGTGCAAAAGCTGCAGCGCCGGTAGAGGGGCTAGGCTTCAAGCGGACTGACGTTCCCATCCAGGCCCATGATGAACGACTTCACAATGAGTATTTCTTCATTCGGGCCTTTGTTCGCACTGCTCCATGCTTCGATCACCGCGCGCAAGCGTCGCGCAAAGAAAGTGTGGCACCAAACTTCGGATTGCGCTTCGCTGGGGTCGAATGCCCCTTCAGCACCCAAGAACTCTTTGTAAGCCCCGCAGTCGCGATGCTCCAGCACATAGACTTGCTTGATGTGATGTAACTTATGAGCGAGTTCAAGATGCTTAAGAAATGTTTTATGCCAGCTCTCAAAACCAGTCGCGGGACTAATTGGCCCTTCGGGCCCACCCAACGCGCCGAGCGACGCGCCTGCCATGATGGCGTGATCGTAGGCGTTGGTGAGTTTTTGCAACTCCATCCAGCGTACGGTTTCATCCAGTAGTCGAAGATCCATACAAGTCAACAAGAGCACTGAGCCATCAGCGGCCGTAGCAGCTTTTGCTGGATCTTTTTTTGCGCGCGCCATTTGAGCCTCAATTGCAATCGGGGTGCATGTCAATAATTGAGTCGCATGATAACAATCGTAACGAGCGCCGCAAATCAAATATTGGCGGTGGTTGTTATAAGCGTGCTGCAGGATAGCGACTTACGCTTTCGCCGCAAAGGCTTTGAGGTCAACTTCAAAGGCTTGCATGCGGGCAGCCATTTCTTCCTTGGTGCGGTCAAGGTCAGCAAGCTGTTCGGCGGGGGTGTAGGTGAACATGTAGAACTTCACCTTGGGCTCGGTTCCGCTGGGGCGAACGGCCACGTAGTTTCCTTCTTCGGCCAGGTCGAGAATCACCATGTCTGCTGGTGGAGCGTCGAGCTTTTCGGGCTGGCCGCCGGTGACTGTGCGGGTAAGAGCTTTGTAGTCGCGGACGGCTGCGACCTTGATGCCGCCGAGCGCGGTGGGCGGTGCTGAGCGGAAGTTGCCCATCAGCGATTGCATCTTCGCCATACCCGCCGAACCCGGCATGGTGACGTTGAGCACGCGTTCGCCGTGGTAGCCATGCTGCCAATAGAGCGAGTCGAGCTTTTCGTGGACCGTCTTTTTCTGCTCCTTGCACACGGCAGCCAGTTCGGCCATCAGCATGCAGGCCGCAGCGCCGTCCTTATCGCGGACGTATTGGCCGATAAGAAAGCCGTGCGACTCTTCGGTGCCGAAGAGGAACTTGTCGGGGCCGGAAGCGTCGATTTGCTGGGCAATCCATTTGAAACCGACATGCAGGTTGTTGTAAGTCGTCACACCATAAGAGTCACCAATTCGGCGAATCATCTGCGTGGTGACGAGCGTCGAAACGAGGAAGTTCTCCTTCGTGAGCCCGCCAGTTTTCCTGCGCGATTCGCAAACATAGTCGGCGAGCAACACGCCCAGTTGATTGCCGGTGAACGTAGCCCAAGGAACTTGCTTCAAGTCACCCTTGAGACTTTTCTTCACGGGTGCGGCACAGCCCATGCGATCGCAGTCGGGGTCGGTGGCGAGAATCAGTTCGCCGCCAGATGCGTATGCCCGGGAAATGATCGCGTCGAACACTTCGACATTCTCGGGGTTCGAAACATGGCCGGGAACGTTCGGGAAATCGCCGCTTTGCTCGCGATGGGGGCCATAGACTTCGACGTCTTGAAACCCGTCTCCTTGCAGTACGGGAACAACAGCGGACTCGCCCACGCCATGCAACGGCGAGTAGATGATTTTCAAGTTCCGCGGGCCGGGCGTGCGCTGGGTGAGAACATTAGTCCAGAATGCCTGGTCGACTTCGTCTTTGCAGAAGATCACCTGCCCAGCTTCGACCGCGGCGTTGAAGTCGGTCGTCTTGATTTCGCCGGTGCTCATCACGCGATCGACGATGGCCTTGTCGTGCGGTGGAATCACTTGCGCGCCGCTCGACCAATAGACCTTCACCGCGTTGTCGCTGGGCGGGTTATGGCTGGCGGTGACCATGATGCCGCAGGAGCACTTTTTATAGCGGACCAGAAACGAAAGCTCCGGAGTGCTGCGATAGTCTTCGAGAAAGTAAACCTTGAAGCCGTTGGCGACCATAATGCTGGCGCACAGTTCGGCAAACCGACGGCTGTTGTGCCGCGTGTCGTAAGCGATCGCGCATGAAAGCGAACCAGCGGGCAACTTTTGCTCCAGAACGTAGGTCGCCAGCCCTTGAGCGCTTTCGCCGATCGTCCGGTCGTTGATCACATTGCAGCCGATGGGGTACATCTTGCCGCGACGGCCACCGGTGCCGAAGGGAATGACGGTCCAGAAGGCGTCGTCGAGTTCTTTCCACTTCCCTTCGGTTACATGGCGGGCCGTTTCGGCGGCATATTCCCGATAGCGCGGTTCGGTCAACCAAGTGCGAATATTGGCCGCGGCCGCTGGGGTGACTTTGGCAGCAGCGGCAGCAGCATCGAGTTGAGCGAGAGTAGCGGACAGATCTGGCGCAGCCATGAGCGTGAATCTCTTTTCGCGTGGAGAAACGTGAGGTTGCTCACAGTTTAGAGAGGCAAGCCGCGGGTGGCGAGGGGCGGGTAAAGGCAGAACTGAGAACGCAGAATGCAGAAGGAAAAAGCAATCAAGCCAGTCGATTTATTGCAAATCAAAATCGATGGTCTGCGGCTCGTTGGCTTCGACGGTTCGTTTTTCCTGGCTGGCCGTGTTGAATTTGGCGGGAAGGTCGACAAGTTCCGGAATCTTGGCTCCCATGCCACCTTCGGTGAATTTGCCGGTCTCGCGCGGCGCTGAAATGCGGACGGTCTTTTCACCCGCGGTCAGCTTGACGCTGTACTTGCCATTCTCAATCGGGCAAACGCCAACGTCGCCAGGATTGTCTGCTTCGAATTGAATTTGCCCTTTGGCGATGGGTTCCCCCTGGTGCTTTACCGTGCCAGTCACTTGGTAGAGGCGCGGCCCAAGTGAGCAGCCGGCTGTTGCGACCGCGAAGAGCAAACTGATGAACAGAAAAGATAGCGAGCTACGGATTTCCATCCTGCGAGGCTCCACGATTGCGCCAGGTTGTCAGATCAATGGTGTTGGTGACGAACTGCACCGAGCCATCGCAGTTCGCTGTCATCACTCCGCCGGGATGCGTGCTGCGGGCGGAAAGATTTTTCGGTGTCGAGCCCGTGTCTTTGCCCGATTCCGTCTGGCAGGGCATGCCAATGGAGGCCGCACCCGTGGGATCGGGACACCAATTCACCTGCACATAGTCGGGGACTTTGGTATTCGGGGCGTTGTGAGTGGTGATGCCGGTGTGGTGGCCATACCATTGCAGGCCGCGCAAATCGGTTTGATTTCCCGATGCGGGCTTCTGTCCCTGCCGCACTTCGGCGAGCATCAGCGTGTTGCTCGTGCCGTCAGTGATGCCGGCCAACGAGAACGTAATCATGGAGGGAGAAATTTGTGCTTCTTCGTAACGAAAAGGCGCTTCGTTGTAGGTGACGCCGTTGAACGGCGAGACGCGAAACACCGTCGTATTGCCGAGATTCACCGCGTAGTTCATGTTGGCCATTCGCTGGCCGCCGCTGTTCCAAGTGGAGAACGTGGGGTTATCGCTGGGGCACATGTGCGCCTTGATTCGTATCCGGCAAAGATCGAGATTGGGCTGCGAAGAATAGACCAAACCTTCGGTCCATTTTTCCCACAGCGCGCGTTGCTCGATGAACGGCAGTGTCATCTTGAGCCAACCGCCATGCCCCCAGTGCGAAGCAGCATACGGCAGCTTGCCATGAGTATCGTGATAATTGTGCAGCCCGATCGCGTGCTGCTTGAGGTTGTTGCTGCAAGACATGCGGCGAGCAGCTTCGCGCGCCGCTTGCACGGCCGGCAACAGCAGGGCCACCAATACGCCGATAATGGCAATCACCACGAGTAGTTCAACGAGGGTGAAGCCTCGCGCGCGGGAAGATCGAGAGGGCGAATCATGGGAGAGCATGATTGGCAGCTTTCTTGGATTGTAGTTGTCTGGGCTGGAGCAGCGCTCGGAACGCTGCCCCTTCCCCTTGCCGAGTCACCGCTTCCGTTACAGACTTGACTCATCGGTTCCGTTTTATTCACTGCGAAGGCCGCAAGCTACACCTGTACGGGTGGGGCAAGGCTTTTTGTTTCCCAAGTTTGTTTTAAGCCTCTCCGGAACAATGCCATGCAACGTCCCAACAGCCACGCCATCTTCACCCGTGCGAAAGAGATCATGCCCGGGGGCGTGAATAGTCCTGCGCGAGCCTTTGGAGCAGTTGGCGGTGAGCCCGTGGTGATGGATCGGGCGAGTGGGGCTTATTTGTTCGATGTCGATGGGAATCAGTACATCGACTACATCGGCTCCTGGGGGCCGATGATTCTCGGTCATCAACATCCGGCCGTGGTCGTGGCGGTACGCGCCGCGGTCGAGAAGGCCTTCAGTTTTGGTGCGCCCTCGCCTGGCGAAAACGAACTGTGCGAGTTGATTATCGAGCTCGTGCCGTCGATCGAGATGGTTCGGCTGGTGAGCAGCGGTACCGAAGCCACCATGAGTGCCATTCGGTTGGCGCGGGGTTATACCGGCCGCGATCGAATTATCAAGTTCGCCGGGAACTATCACGGGCACGTCGATAGCCTACTGGTAGCGGCGGGAAGTTCGGCGGCCACGCTGGGGGTGCCGAATTCGCCCGGCGTGACGGCGGGGACAACGCAGGACACGATCATCTGCCGCTACAACGATCCAGCGAATCTGGAAGAGATTTTTGCCGAGCATGGTTCGACAATTGCCGGCGTGATCTTCGAGCCGATCGTCGGCAACATGGGAACCGTCATTCCAACTGCCGAGTTTTTGCAGACGATGCGCGAACTCACCTGGAAACACGGCGCACTGATGATTTGCGACGAGGTGATGACGGGCTTTCGCGTTGCAGTCGGCGGTGCGCAGCAACTGCTCGACTTCACTCCCGACCTGACCACGCTGGGGAAGATTGTTGGCGGTGGCATGCCGATTGGTGCGTACGGAGGCCGCAAGGAGGTCATGCAGCATGTGCTGCCGGCCGGAAAAGTGTTTCAAGCGGGAACGTTGAGCGGCAATCCCCTGGCAACAGCAGCGGGGATCGCAACGCTCAAGCAGTTGCGCGATCAGCCGCCGTACGAGAAACTGGAACAATTGGGCGCGCAATTGGGCGATGGCTTACTAGCTGCAGCGCAAGCGGCGAAGATTCCTGCCTCGCTGACTCGCGTGGGCAGCATGCTCACGCTGTTCTTCAATCCCATGCAGCCGACCGATTGGGATACTGCGAGCCAGAGCGATACCACTCGCTTTGCCCGCTACTTCTGGGGCCTGCTGAATCGCGGCGTCTACATGCCCTGCAGCCAGTACGAAGCCCTCTTCATTTCCGCTGCCCATTCTCCGGCCGATATCCAGGCCACCATCGCCGCCGCCCAGGAAGTATTGGCGGGGTTCGGGGAGAAGTAGCGGCTCGGTTCATCGGTGCCAGAAGTAGAACCTGGCACGCGAACCGCAAGCGGGGGGGGTGTTCAACAAACGGGCCGATTGTTGAACAGCGATGTTTTGTAAGTCTCTAAAAAACAAGGCCTTACGACGGCAGCGTGTTCAACAATGAGGCTGAATGTTGAACATGTTGGTAAAACCTGATGCTGCGATTTCGCTTCGCAGGGCGAGGAGATTGGAATGACGTGCCTGCGTTTGCGGCTTGTTCGCGCTTTCCTGCGGACGAGGGCAAGGTTATGATCGAGACTCCTCCCGCCTGCAACCTTCCTTGGTCGCCCCGCCTTTCGTGAGCAGAGTTCGCTATGCGTCTTGGTTTCTTGATTGCGCTCCTCTCACTATCGGGATTTTCCATTGCAACAGCGCAAGAGTCAGGAAACAGTAGTGCCAAGCCTGATCTAACCAAGGATCTGTTCGCTTACGTCAATAAGAACTGCCTGCACTGCCACGGCGAGAAAGAAGGGAAGGCTGACGTCCGCCTGCACTCGTATAAGGACGAGCTATCGATCGTGAAGGGGCGGAAAGTCTGGGAGCATGTAGTCGACATGGTCGAAGCGGGCGAAATGCCCCCCAAAGACAAGCCTCAGCCGATGGCCAGCGACACGACCGCCTTCCTCGCTGCCGTGAAAGGCGTTTTCTTGCGGGCTGATCAGAATGCCAAGCCCGATCCAGGGCGGGTGACTGTTCGCCGCCTCAACCGGACCGAATACAACAACACGATTCGCGATTTGGTAGGCGTTGATTTTAACGCGGCCGAAGATTTTCCCTCGGACGACGTCGGCCACGGCTTCGATAACATTGGCGACGTGCTCACACTGTCGCCGGTGCTGATGGAACGTTACCTGGCCGCGGCTGAAGGCATTATGAAGCGGGCCATCGTGGTGGAAGTGCCCAAGTCGCCCACGCGCTGGCAAGGCGGCCAGTACTTGGAACCTGCTGGTGGCAACGTACCCAAGCAAAAATGGCGCCCCATCAGTGCCAAGGACGAGACGGCACAGTTCACTGGTCCTCTGCATACCCAATATCAAAACCTGCCGCCCGGCGAGTATCAGTTCCGCGTCCGCACCTATGCCACCACGGAAGGCAAAGAGCCGGTGAAGGTTGTCGTCCTCGCCGTCGGTAAAGAATTGGCGGAACCCGATCCTGTGGACCGCGGTGCGAATATTGTCGGCGGCACCAAGGCCTTCCGCTCCTTCAAGATTCTGAAGGAGTTCACCGTCGATGCCCGTGAGGACAAGAAGGCTCAGAACCTGGAACTCGATTTCACGATGCCCCAGGGAATGGACCGGATGGCTGTCGGCTTGCTGAAGGCGGCCGATGGCGAACCGTTGCAAACCCTGCATGTCGAGAATTTCGCACTGACGGGTCCGAAAGATATGCGTCCAGCGACGCAACTAAAATTGCTTCGTTGCAGCCCTGAGAAGCCGCAGGCCGAACAGACTCGCGAAGTCCTGCTGCGGTTTGCTTCCCGCGCGTATCGCCGACCAGCTACAACGGCGGAAGTGGATCGGCTCTGCCAACTGGCAGAGGCAGCCCTGGCGAGCGGCGAAAAATGGGAAGGAGCCATGCAGTTCGCGATGCAGGCTGTGTTGGTCTCGCCCAAGTTTCTCTTTCGCCTGGAACTCGACGATCGGCCCCAGGCGGCCGAGTCGCGGGCGCTGGATGAATTTCAACTCGCTTCACGCTTGTCGTATTTCATTTGGAGTTCCATGCCCGACGACGAACTCTTTCGCCTCGCGCTCAAGGGGCAATTGTCGGCGAATCTCGAACCCCAAGTTCGCCGCATGCTGAAGGATCCGCGCTCGGTCGCCCTTTACAAGAATTTCGCCGTCCAATGGCTGCAACTCGGGCGGCTGCAAATGCATTCGCCGGATAAAACGCTGTTCAAGGACTTCAACGACAGCCTGCGGCAAGACATGCTGCGCGAGACGGAGTTGTTCTTCCTGGCCATTGTGCAAGAGGACCGCAGCATTCTCGATCTGATAAATGCGGATTTCACTTACCTGAATGAACGCCTCGGCAACCACTACGGCATTCTCGATGACACCGGCACCACTTGGGCAACGAAGAAGAACCGCCCCAATCGTCCAAAGCTACCGCGGGAAGAGTTCGTCCGCGTCCAACTGGCCGACGATCAACGGGGCGGCCTCCTTACGATGGCCAGTGTACTGACGGTTACCTCCAATCCCACTCGAACGTCGCCGGTCAAACGTGGCAGGTGGGTGCTGGAACAGATTCTTGGTACTCCGCCGCCGCCACCGCCACCCGATGTGCCAGAACTAAAGGAAAGTGCGGAACTGAAGGGGACGCTTCGCGAGCGAATGGCTCAGCACATGGCGAATCCCGCCTGCGCCAACTGCCACGCGAAAATGGACCCGATCGGCTTTGCCTTTGAGAATTTCGACGCCGTGGGCAAGTACCGCTGGGAAGAGGAAAAGCAGAAGATTGATCCTGCCGGTACTTTGCCGGATGGTCAGTCATTTGCCGGGCCCGCCGAGTTAAAGAAGATCATTCAGTCGAAAAAAGAGTTGTTTGGCCGCAACCTGGCAGAGAAAATGCTGACATACGGCCTGGGTCGCGGCCTCGAATATTACGACCGTCCGACTATTCAGAAAATTGTCGGCGGCCTTGCTGCCGACGACTACAAGTTCTCCCGCCTGGTAATTGAGATCGCCAAGAGCGAGCCGTTTCGTAACCGCCGAGGAAAGGATCCTGCCAAATGACGAGCCCCATTTCCCGCCGAACCGTGTTGCGTGGCCTTGGTGTTTCTCTCACGCTGCCGTGGCTCGAAGCCATGGGCTCGGTCTCTTCGTGGGCTGCTGATGCTGGCTCGCGCAAGTCGGCCACAGCGCCGGTGCGCATGGCTTTCCTCTATGTTCCCAACGGCAAGAACATGGCTGACTGGACGCCGACCGCTGAAGGCACCAACTACGAACTGCCCCACATTCTCAAACCACTCGAAGAACTCCGGCACGACTTCAACGTCCTCACCGGGCTCACCGCCGACAAGGCTCGTCCCCATGGCGATGGTGGCGGCGATCATGCTCGCGCGCTCGGCGCGTTCTTGACCGGTGCTCAACCTCGCAAGACCGACGGCACCGACATTCGCAGCGGCATCTCGGTGGACCAGGTCGCTGCTTCGCGAATTGGCGATCAGACTCGTCTCGCCTCGCTGGAACTTGGTTGCGAAGCAGGCTCGATGGCCGGCAATTGCGACTCGGGTTATAGCTGCGTCTATTCCTCGACTATGTCCTGGCGCTCGGCCACTCAGCCCTTGCCCAAGGAAGTGAATCCCAAGCTGATCTTCGAGCGAATGTTCACCACCACTCCCGCCAAGGACCGCGTCGAACGCGATCAAAAGCGCAAGAGCGTGCTCGACTTTGTGCGTGAAGATGCGAAGGATCTCAGCGGCAAATTGAGCAGTAACGATGTCCGCAAGTTAGACGAATACTTCTCTGCTGTTCGCGATATCGAACAGCGGATCGATCGCGCCTCGCACTTGCCGGAAGTGAAGACTCCGGACTTCCCGGTTCCTGCCGGCGTTCCCAAGGACTATGCCGAGCACATTCGCCTGATGTGCGACCTGATGGTTCTTGCCTTCCAGACCGACGTCACTCGCGTGGCCACGTTCGTGCTTGCCAACGAAGGAAGCAACAAACCCTACTCATTCATCGGTGTGAACGAAGGGCATCACGACCTGTCGCATCACGGCAACGACGCGAAGAAGAAGGAAAAGATTCGCGACATCAATACCTTCCACACGTCACAATTCGCTTACCTGCTGAAGAAGCTGAAGTCGATTCCGGAAGGTGGTGGCACGCTGCTGGACAACTGCCAGATCGCTTATGGCAGCGGTAACTCGGATGGCAATGCTCACAACCACGACAACCTGCCAATCCTGCTCGCAGGCCGTGGTGGCGGCACCATCCAAACCGGCCGTCACATCAAGTATCAGAACGAAACGCCCCTCAACAACCTTTGGCTTTCGATGCTCGAGCGTGTAGATGTTCGCTTGCCGTTCCTCGGCGACAGCACCGGCGCACTCAAGGGCTTGAACGGGTGAGCGTTTACTCGCTCAGCCCTGCTGGTCGCAAGCCCGCCCCTTTGACTTGTGAGAGTGAATCACCAAGCTCGGAGCGAAACTGGTCGCCAAGTTTGGATAGTTCAGTGACGATTGCTGCGTTGTCAGCAGCCACGTTTTTCATTTCCCCAGGGTCGGCCAGTAAATCGAACAACGACTGTTCGATCTTCTCGACCCGATAGCCGTGCCGGCTGGCGATCCCGCGAATGCCCGATTGTTCGATGGAGTTCGGCTTCATGTTGGCAAAGTTGGCCGGCTTGCCACCAACTCCCGGCGGACCAGCGACCGTGAGATATTCGTGCGGAAAATGAAGCTTCCAGTTTCTTTTGCGAACGGCGTGCAACTCACTGGCCGAGTAGTAAGCAAACGAGTCTCGCCCTTGCGATTGCTCTTTACCTAGCAGCAGCGGAGATAGGTCGACACCATCGATTGCAAGCGTCGGCAACTTCGCCCCAGTGATAGTCGCCAAAGAAGGAAGCAGATCAAGCGCAGTGATCAGCTCGTTCCGCACCTGAGCAGCCGGAACCTTACTGGGCCAGCGGACGATGAAGGGCATCCGGTGACCTCCTTCGAAAGTCGTAAGTTTGCCTTCGCGAAATGGTTCCGCGCGCCCCGCATGATCGCCATAGCTCAAAAAAGGCCCATTGTCTGAGAGGAAGATCACCAGCGTATTCTCGGCCAACTGCAAGTCGTCGAGAGCACGCATGAGTTCGCCAACGCCAGCATCGAGTTCTTCCACCACATCGCCATACAACCCGCGCTTCGACTTTCCCTTGAACTCGGGCGACGCAAAGATAGGTACGTGTGGCATCACCTGCGGCAAATATAAAAAGAAGGGTTTGTCTTTGTTCGCCGTGACGAATTCGATCGACAACCTGGTGAACCGCTTGGTGAACTGCGATTGATCGGGATCGGTCTCAGTCACTTCATCGTTGCGATAAAACGGAAGAGCCGGTATGTCGCGCACCGTCGGGTGGAGTGGACCGTTATCATTTGAGTAGGGAAGACCCGCCCATTGATCGAAGCCGTTGCGAGTGGGAAAAAAGACCGGCTTGGTTCCCAAATGCCACTTCCCAAAGCAAGCTGTGGCATATCCCCGCTTATGCAACAATTCGG
Above is a window of Anatilimnocola aggregata DNA encoding:
- a CDS encoding phosphoesterase, whose translation is MSLVAVEHILVVPTAVFHELGYFQGFSSDISRYLPQLLQPEHVSYRPRPEMEKDPSFKQLIPYVIFRHRATDGSVSLFCYTRGKGQGESRLHAKRSVGIGGHISSDDAACQNPYEEGMRRELLEEVQIDTQYEAKLVGLINDDLTEVGKVHLGLVHIFDVAEPRVSPREDDICETGFVPVSEILADTSRFETWSQICLQALFGKSRS
- a CDS encoding DUF1592 domain-containing protein, with the protein product MRLGFLIALLSLSGFSIATAQESGNSSAKPDLTKDLFAYVNKNCLHCHGEKEGKADVRLHSYKDELSIVKGRKVWEHVVDMVEAGEMPPKDKPQPMASDTTAFLAAVKGVFLRADQNAKPDPGRVTVRRLNRTEYNNTIRDLVGVDFNAAEDFPSDDVGHGFDNIGDVLTLSPVLMERYLAAAEGIMKRAIVVEVPKSPTRWQGGQYLEPAGGNVPKQKWRPISAKDETAQFTGPLHTQYQNLPPGEYQFRVRTYATTEGKEPVKVVVLAVGKELAEPDPVDRGANIVGGTKAFRSFKILKEFTVDAREDKKAQNLELDFTMPQGMDRMAVGLLKAADGEPLQTLHVENFALTGPKDMRPATQLKLLRCSPEKPQAEQTREVLLRFASRAYRRPATTAEVDRLCQLAEAALASGEKWEGAMQFAMQAVLVSPKFLFRLELDDRPQAAESRALDEFQLASRLSYFIWSSMPDDELFRLALKGQLSANLEPQVRRMLKDPRSVALYKNFAVQWLQLGRLQMHSPDKTLFKDFNDSLRQDMLRETELFFLAIVQEDRSILDLINADFTYLNERLGNHYGILDDTGTTWATKKNRPNRPKLPREEFVRVQLADDQRGGLLTMASVLTVTSNPTRTSPVKRGRWVLEQILGTPPPPPPPDVPELKESAELKGTLRERMAQHMANPACANCHAKMDPIGFAFENFDAVGKYRWEEEKQKIDPAGTLPDGQSFAGPAELKKIIQSKKELFGRNLAEKMLTYGLGRGLEYYDRPTIQKIVGGLAADDYKFSRLVIEIAKSEPFRNRRGKDPAK
- the hemL gene encoding glutamate-1-semialdehyde 2,1-aminomutase, which codes for MQRPNSHAIFTRAKEIMPGGVNSPARAFGAVGGEPVVMDRASGAYLFDVDGNQYIDYIGSWGPMILGHQHPAVVVAVRAAVEKAFSFGAPSPGENELCELIIELVPSIEMVRLVSSGTEATMSAIRLARGYTGRDRIIKFAGNYHGHVDSLLVAAGSSAATLGVPNSPGVTAGTTQDTIICRYNDPANLEEIFAEHGSTIAGVIFEPIVGNMGTVIPTAEFLQTMRELTWKHGALMICDEVMTGFRVAVGGAQQLLDFTPDLTTLGKIVGGGMPIGAYGGRKEVMQHVLPAGKVFQAGTLSGNPLATAAGIATLKQLRDQPPYEKLEQLGAQLGDGLLAAAQAAKIPASLTRVGSMLTLFFNPMQPTDWDTASQSDTTRFARYFWGLLNRGVYMPCSQYEALFISAAHSPADIQATIAAAQEVLAGFGEK
- a CDS encoding DUF1552 domain-containing protein; translation: MTSPISRRTVLRGLGVSLTLPWLEAMGSVSSWAADAGSRKSATAPVRMAFLYVPNGKNMADWTPTAEGTNYELPHILKPLEELRHDFNVLTGLTADKARPHGDGGGDHARALGAFLTGAQPRKTDGTDIRSGISVDQVAASRIGDQTRLASLELGCEAGSMAGNCDSGYSCVYSSTMSWRSATQPLPKEVNPKLIFERMFTTTPAKDRVERDQKRKSVLDFVREDAKDLSGKLSSNDVRKLDEYFSAVRDIEQRIDRASHLPEVKTPDFPVPAGVPKDYAEHIRLMCDLMVLAFQTDVTRVATFVLANEGSNKPYSFIGVNEGHHDLSHHGNDAKKKEKIRDINTFHTSQFAYLLKKLKSIPEGGGTLLDNCQIAYGSGNSDGNAHNHDNLPILLAGRGGGTIQTGRHIKYQNETPLNNLWLSMLERVDVRLPFLGDSTGALKGLNG
- a CDS encoding phospho-sugar mutase, which gives rise to MAAPDLSATLAQLDAAAAAAKVTPAAAANIRTWLTEPRYREYAAETARHVTEGKWKELDDAFWTVIPFGTGGRRGKMYPIGCNVINDRTIGESAQGLATYVLEQKLPAGSLSCAIAYDTRHNSRRFAELCASIMVANGFKVYFLEDYRSTPELSFLVRYKKCSCGIMVTASHNPPSDNAVKVYWSSGAQVIPPHDKAIVDRVMSTGEIKTTDFNAAVEAGQVIFCKDEVDQAFWTNVLTQRTPGPRNLKIIYSPLHGVGESAVVPVLQGDGFQDVEVYGPHREQSGDFPNVPGHVSNPENVEVFDAIISRAYASGGELILATDPDCDRMGCAAPVKKSLKGDLKQVPWATFTGNQLGVLLADYVCESRRKTGGLTKENFLVSTLVTTQMIRRIGDSYGVTTYNNLHVGFKWIAQQIDASGPDKFLFGTEESHGFLIGQYVRDKDGAAACMLMAELAAVCKEQKKTVHEKLDSLYWQHGYHGERVLNVTMPGSAGMAKMQSLMGNFRSAPPTALGGIKVAAVRDYKALTRTVTGGQPEKLDAPPADMVILDLAEEGNYVAVRPSGTEPKVKFYMFTYTPAEQLADLDRTKEEMAARMQAFEVDLKAFAAKA
- a CDS encoding DUF1559 domain-containing protein — its product is MLSHDSPSRSSRARGFTLVELLVVIAIIGVLVALLLPAVQAAREAARRMSCSNNLKQHAIGLHNYHDTHGKLPYAASHWGHGGWLKMTLPFIEQRALWEKWTEGLVYSSQPNLDLCRIRIKAHMCPSDNPTFSTWNSGGQRMANMNYAVNLGNTTVFRVSPFNGVTYNEAPFRYEEAQISPSMITFSLAGITDGTSNTLMLAEVRQGQKPASGNQTDLRGLQWYGHHTGITTHNAPNTKVPDYVQVNWCPDPTGAASIGMPCQTESGKDTGSTPKNLSARSTHPGGVMTANCDGSVQFVTNTIDLTTWRNRGASQDGNP
- a CDS encoding DUF4254 domain-containing protein; this encodes MIVRWHTKPIENHYTGFLGLVCQQLTYNFQLWHEEDIARSKDVPDSTIAQVKRAIDRYNQQRNDYIEKLDDWITDRLEQLQVTPAPNATQNTETAGSSIDRLAILALRIYHLQEQAERTDATPEHRASVAGKLGIAVMQQQDLSRSAQELIDDIFAGRKKHKTYRQMKMYNDPTLNPYLYKAAG
- a CDS encoding sulfatase family protein is translated as MRLLHRLATLIIAAGLFCISFRPVIAEQNAASSRVPNIVLILADDLGYADLGCYGARDIRTPNIDRLAKEGTRYTSFCVAQSVCTASRAALMSGCYPHRIGMAGALNHTSKVGIHADELLLPELLHKRGYATACFGKWHLGTKPVFFPTRNGFDQWAGLPYSNDNGPLHPTVRDIPALPFYRNDEVTETDPDQSQFTKRFTRLSIEFVTANKDKPFFLYLPQVMPHVPIFASPEFKGKSKRGLYGDVVEELDAGVGELMRALDDLQLAENTLVIFLSDNGPFLSYGDHAGRAEPFREGKLTTFEGGHRMPFIVRWPSKVPAAQVRNELITALDLLPSLATITGAKLPTLAIDGVDLSPLLLGKEQSQGRDSFAYYSASELHAVRKRNWKLHFPHEYLTVAGPPGVGGKPANFANMKPNSIEQSGIRGIASRHGYRVEKIEQSLFDLLADPGEMKNVAADNAAIVTELSKLGDQFRSELGDSLSQVKGAGLRPAGLSE